actagagcaggttgctccaagtcccatccaacctggccttgaacactgccagggatggggcagccacagcttctccgggcaccctgtgccagctccacagcaccctcacagggaagtctaaatgaaatgaaatgtctAAATGCAGGAAGAAGAACTACTCCCCAGCCTGAAGAACAGACTGAATATCTTTTTGTGGTTACAGTCTGAAACGCTGACAGTCAGCTACCAAAGCTGGGGCATGCATGTTCTGTCTGTGAACACTACTCACAGGGAAGCCCATGTCTGTGAGCTGTTTTATCAGACGGTTCATGATCCAGGCCTCATCTTGCTTGCTAGATGTCTTCATGCCCTTAGTAAATAAATTGGGAGACTCCATTAATGGTCTGGTTCCCTCGTTCATACTAGTGAGATGTACATAAAATAGATGGTAAGTTTTTCATATTAATAATACATGCTACTGAAAGATGTATTAGTACATTAATTTAGAAAGGACTGAAGAACCCTCCGAACAACGTAACTATGATTCTCTTCCCCCACAAAGTGTGCAAATTTTATCTCCGCTGAAGAGGTGTTCAGTGTACTATTTAGTATTTGATTGGCTCACCACTGAATTAAAGCCACCTTTGAATTTACAAATTTCGTTTTAATTAAAGCTTCTGAAATAGTACAACACTTCCTGAAAAACATTCCCAAAACCAAGTTTTCAACCTTGAAGTTAAGAATGTTACTCAgtgtattttcttaaaaacaaacaagagcgTCTAGATAAACACCTTTAAAAGATCTCTGTGCAGCTTTTCTATCACAAAATCCTTAAGAAGTCTCTTCCTTTCAGTTCTCCAGAAAGTACCAAGGGACAAGCGTGGATTTGTTTTGGGCTGCGGACAGTACAAGAAACAACCATACTTGATCAAATCACTGGCCTAACTGTTGGCAAATGGAATAACTAACAAACCGGCTAAATGCATTCCCAATTCCTTTAAGTTACAGCCTGGCCTTGTCCTGAAATAAAGACTGTGCAATGGAAAACTTCCTAACATAAAAGCATGTTCCCGAAGGAGTGCAGCATTAATACAGGTTTGCTTTGTTCTCATACCAGTACAAAACTTACAATGAGTAAGTTAAGAAATACAAATCACAAAATCAGAAATaggtatttttttgttgaaCCACTTCATCACAGACTACTGTTTGCTTTTCTACCACCATGGAAAGTGTCTGAAAGCCCCATTACcacctttttgtttctgttaataCATTatcatttctttaaaacacataaaagctttaaaacctacagaaaacaaaagcaacaacaaaacctccCAAAGCATCTGACATGCTTAAAGTCAAAGCTCTCCCATTTTCCCCTGGAAACAAGGTACAAAGTTCTCCCATTTTCCCCTGGAAACAAGGTAGGCTGTACTTGAACCACTGTAGTGGCAAGCTGCATTCGTGTTCAGGTATCAGAGGTCTAATATAAGAGTTCAGGTGTAATGCAACAGAACAATTACTCTAGAAATGTTACACTAATTCCACTCCTTTTCAGACAGCACCTTGATTTTTGTCTTACCTTTTGAAGTCCTTTCTTCGGGGCATTCCCCCAGGAATTACAGGAGGAGCTGCTCTCTTGTGAAGCAGTATTATTCCACATATCTCCTTCTTCATCTTCCCACTGACTAGTACTGAGATTCACTTCATCCCCACCACTGCCCCAGCCTTCTTGCATAGATTTTGaagctggagggaaagaaaagagggagaagaaaaaacttACTCAATTTCCTGCAAAATTAACAGGAATATCTTTTTATGCCATATCCAGTATGTTAACATTTGAGTATTTTCAAGAGATACAGAGATTCATCAAACAGCTTCACTAGCATTAAATGATAAGGACACCTTCTTCGAAGctagcaaaaaagaaaacttctctgaatacttcagagaagaaagcatCCAGCAACAGCAAGTCTTGCTTTGTACCGAACAAGTAAGATCTGTGGTCATGGCCATTCCCGTCTCCTAGGAACAAGAAACCTGAAGTATGATCACACACTTGGCTAAGTGCTATTTCGCTTTCAATGCACCTTACCTTTTTAAGCTGTCACATTCTTccatcaaacaaaaccaaatttcaAGGTCATTAATGGTCAGAAACTCAATTCCCACCTCAGAAGAATGGCATTTGAAAGGACAcgtgggctgcagggagcaccTCACATTCAATTACAAGGTTGTGTTACCTCGTTCCACTTTATTCTGCTTACTCTGTTCAAAACTGGGATTACTCATCTTAAGACCCTGTTTTATGTTTCCGGGGCTTTCTAACTATTTCTCAGTGAAGTATTTTGCAGGAGTGAAAAGTAAAACCTTCCACAACCAAAGCAGAAGCATGCACTGTTGCCTTCAGGGCACTTAGAGACAGGGCATTTTTATTAAGTAACGTTAGTTGGGAACTGTGAAGCAGCAACTTGTTCAGGATGCTCCTGAACCTGTCAACAGTTTTAAGAGCTGAAGAAGACATCCCTTCCCTTAGTTTAACCAGTGAGGTTGTCTAGGCATCctcatgttttgcttttccttcatcTTAACTGAGCTCAAGGTGCTTCTCATCCCAATACAGGTTTCTTCTAGGCACCTAGAAATCAGTATTATTCAcactcttctgcagtttcactGTTTCCTGCACCTCTACTATACTCCGTTTGCAGTACACAACAATACTCTAAGGAATGCCTTTAAATTTATTGGCTCGATGCACTGTATTCATACTTTTGTATTAATCTGGTATCTGGAATATTAACATTCTGAGACAGCTAATGCTGTTTTGAGAATGAAATTATTAGAACAGGCTCTGATTTAACTGCACAGAAAACCAGAGGTAATGCTCAAAAACACTCGCAGAGAACAGAGACACTTTGCCCTGGTTTTCCCCATCCTCTTATGGCAGTGATGCTCATGCACATACCTGGTTTGCacagtgctggggcagcagctggagcatTTGTTCTTCCATATGTCCCTGCCGACTCGGCAGGATTATCTCCCCACCCTGTACCACTGCTGGGGGGTTTCCCCCATGCTGAAGTGCCATTATCAACTGCAGCAGAAGGGGATGACGGCTCTCCCCAAGAAGCTTCAGTCTTTGTGTGGACAGCAGGCATTTCTCCCCAGCCTGCTGAAgcaaggggaaggagaaaagaacaatgaCATGAGGAAAGGTTTCTTCTGTCAATAACTTCAAAGACAGACAATTTATTAAAGAAAGAGCTTGAACCAGTAAGCAGATAAAGGGTCTCTAATTAagcatatgaaaataaaattcctttGATTTGGTCTCAGAAGTCTTTTTCTTAATCAATACCAAGTTGGCAAGAcagaaagagtatttttaaCGTAGCTGGAAGCAGACTGGCTGCCATGTGAGCACCAGACCTGGTCCGAAGGGAGCAGCTGTGTACAACAGGAATACTCTGAGCAGACCAAACAGGGCTTGGGAACcacacagagcaggaagagcaTTCAGGAGACCTGCACCCAAATCTGAGCTGGGCTTTGCCTCACTGAAagattttaaactattttagcTCCTTTTTACTATTTATACATTCTAAAATCACTTTTCTCATGCCCTACAAAGTAGGGCATTTGTTACCACTTTCCACACAGATTATATGATGTATGCACTCCTTAAAGCTCTTTATTACAGCTTGTGGTTGACTGTGTTCCCCATGTACCCCTGCATCACTGAGCTTCTACATTATAATAAATATGGCTTTTAAGGAGAACCAAACAAGACTGCAATTAAAACCTACAGTCAAATCATGAGGAACGGCAGGCAGAAGCCTTTGTTTTCCTACACAGTATTATTTTAACTCACTGAAAGACGTAACCTACTCTAAAGAAACCTTCTTAGTCTGGCTTGGCTTGAATGTAATGCGCTTAAATCCATATGACACTGATTTTAGCACTGAAGTTGAATGTGCCAGGAACAGCCATACAGCTACTGAGTCCTACAGAGCAACACAGCCAAACTGAATTTAAACCAACCActacctcttaaaaaaaaaggtgtttcttttttctctgaagagacAATCTGGATCATAGATGGGGttcaaaacactttttaacATACCAAGCAGCCAGATAGATACATAACAggcaagaaaacaagttttacaTACACCATACCTGATATTAACCAATTTTTCTATCATTATCACAAAaagcattccattccattccaacCACGACCTCAATAAGCATTGCAGAACTCAGTCTGCTTGAATTTCCCCTGTTAACTAGGCTGCTAATCCAGGAACTGGTTGTCTTTTTATTGGAGATGAATATTAAAAAGTCTGGGTGTTTCACAATGTAAGGACTAGATGCCTACTTTGCTGCAGCATGATTCCTTTTTTGCTTCCTGATGCAATCTGTAAAAATACTCTGGAAAGGATTCAAAGAGCAGAAACATAACATTTCCTACACAAACTGACACCCGAGGTAAGTAGGCAACAGCACAAAAGTTGCCAAAAAAGAACTTTCTTTAAGAGTACCTTGAAATACATTAAACTAAGCAACAGTGTTTAAGTGAGCACCAAGTCTTTGCAGAACTTCCTGATTTCAACAGGATTTCTGTACTAGAAACTGCAGGCAACATACGTCGCCAATAATAACTCCAACACTGGctagcagagaagaaaattccTTTCAAATAGATGGGCTCAGATCTGCCCACCGCTCTGGTGTTCCTGtattacagatttattttaggCTCTATTTCCTAAAGCAACTGCAGATCTCTCAGATACGGATCAAAGTGCATATGGCATAAAACATATCCAGACTAAGCCTACGTGTTCAGGAACATGCAGCTTAATAAAGCTCCTTCACTACCAGCGAGATTCACTGTGGTTTAAAACATACTCCTGAAACAACCCTGAACTTCACCTTTTCATTAAAGGGCTTTCCATTTGAAACAAAACTACTGTGTTCTAACCTCTACCAACCTATcttgtatttctgtttattctgtGTACAGGAGACAGACTCAGAGAGACACACGTGTACGTATATAAATGAGCCTCTATTTAACACAACTTCCTTGGTGTTGCACCTAAAACACTTCTTTTCAAGCCTTCTGCTTGTATCTTGAAGCCAACTTTATTTAAGGAACACTTGATTGGAATTTCTGCCTCGCTACTCAGGAGGTAACCTTGTCAGACAACTGTGTGTATTTAATCACACTGGCATCTGAAAAAAGATTAACTGCAGGcaaatgaaattgaaaacaaaacatctctAAAGCACCCACAGGAATACAAATACCAACAGAGTGTACAATACTGATATTCCCCTGAGCTCGTGCAACCTAGACTGGAAACTCAAAGTAATTCAATTTATGAAATCAATCTTAAAGCACAAAATTCATACACTAAAAAGGCAAAGTGTGCTAGGCTGCAGGACAAAAACTCTGTGAGAATCACAACTGGTCCTTGCGTTCCTTTACTATAAATTCAACAACACTGATCAAAGGCCACAGATGTGTAATGTCCAAGTTATTTTAAGTGCTTTAAATGTGCTGAGCAGTAAATAATACAGGATTACAAATTACAGCCAATGCTAAAGAGAATACTTGCAAATATATAAAAGCAGACAAAAGGCATCAGCTACAAGTTTTCAGAAGTATATTAACACATCGAATGAAGGGCAGGGAATGAGTAAACCAAACCTGAAGCCTGCTGGAGAACTAATTTGTGCACAGCAAAAATTAACCTGTATGTGAATTCCAGAGTACTCATCAGTTACAAACCCGTTCTTCCCTCTGTGTCAAGTACCTGCAGTCTTCATGTTACTGTATGAATACAATAGATGCCTCTGTGCTGCCTTTCTATGACTCCATATGACTACTTTAGAAACTTTAAAAAGGTCAATAAAAATACACTGTGGAGTGAATGCTGCAAATCCTACAGGTGAAAGAATTCCTTTGTATTCTCCAAAggcctttcttttttaaacaaggtttttcctccttttttcacTAATCCAGTCTGTTCCGTATTTGAAACAGACACAGGTGGAACGTTAGTTCAAAGATTCTGTAGTCCCAGCAGCTTGTCTCTGGCAGTGTGATGCTTCCCAGGGTTATTAAGGGCAGCTCACAAACAGCATTACAGGGGGACTGAATGAAGGCAAGAAGGTACTTTTAAACTCCTTTACATAGCTGTTTGGAAGGAAAACACCTTCACAGGGGTCCCCAAACCTGAACCCACCCTGTTTTCAAAAATTCCGCTCAcagaaaggttatttttttcatgaaaataacaCTCATTTAGGCTTTTCCTACAGCTCCGTGCCTCAGCAACAACCCAGATCTGCCTGATGTTGTTTTGCAATAGAACGAGCTCTGTTAAAAGGTTCTCTGGCAAGAAAGTGAAGTTTTTAAACACTGTTCACATCGCAAGAACCAAAAAGATCACAGCGAGTCATAAACATGGACACATTGGCAGAGCTTtgttttatagaaataaaaccataatTAACATTGGGCTACAGCCAAGAGGAAATCCTCAAGGGAAAGTGAAATGTTAACTAAGCTGTGGCAGGATGCAGTTGTTTTCCCTCAAAATAACCCTATAGTCATTTGGATGGCAGGAATTGTTTTCCTTGAAGTTGTTTGGTCTGTGATGAATACCAGAGCATATGACTACAATACAGGCAACCCAAAATATCAGAACCTGATGTCGATGAAAAACGAAAAAATTAGGTAGAAAAGAGATTGCTTGTTAAAGTCACTAGTTAATCTGCtaataatagaaaagaaataagctATGGGGGTGGAGGATGTAAAAGGGagggttatatatatatatatatatatatatatatatatatatataattcaaCTGTAACCCTTAACATTTGAagtcttcattttctgaaaggcATTCCAGTTCATGTGGCGGAGCTCCATGATTTAGGGAATCTCCTATTTGCCTTTCAGCACTGAGATCAACCTTGTGTGGAACTGGAGGGCAGCTTGCTCAGGATCACTTGGCTGTCCCCAGAACCTGGCTGTTAAGAGGGCTGAGCACAGGGTTTTAGGTTTTCACATGAGCATCCTAACAGAGCTCAAAGCTGATCTGGTTTCAAATCCATTCAGGTTAAAGTTCCaagtaaagaaaatacatcacTTGCAATCTCTGCTTCACAGCAATTACATGCTATGAATGACACAGAAGTTGCCACCTAGACAACAGCACAGGAATGCAGAAGGAGCAGATGATGTTCAGAGCTTTCAGAAGTCCTGGATTTCAACCTAAAATCTGCAGAGGGAAGCTTACATTATggtttgctgtttctgttctcAGCTGGAGGATGGGTGGTTGGAACCCTCCCAGGCTCTAACCACTTAATGGGAATAAGAAAGCATCAAGCCCACCCCTCAGCATTTGAAGGAAGGATCTGGTGCTGTCTGGGATCCAAACCACTCTCTTTTAATCATCCCTGTTTGCAAaaccttttctcatttcttattCCCCTTGTATCAAAGCTGCAAGAGTTAAAAGTGTTAGCAAAAATTATGCATAAGTAATTTAGATAGATAACCATTAAACCTAAATCCAAACCACTACACTGGCTTTCTGCTTGTCTTCCTAAATAACTCACCACTGGTTTGGTAGCAAGCTCCTACAGCCAAAAAGGACAACATTTATCACATTATCCACACACCACCCCTTTTTGACAGAAAAAGGAATTCCTCTGAGCATTATGTATTTTCAACACATGTGTCCCAGCATCTGCTTCCCATCAGTAGCTTTGAAGTTCTGTATCCAAAGAACTTTGAGAACTTCTGGGGATGGGTGACAACTTGAATAACAAGACTGCAACCTGGCCTCTACTTCTAAACTAATATAGAATAAATATAGAACCCAAAAGGGAAGGCTGCTCCTTTGTGAACAGCTAACTAGTGCTGTACAGAAGAGTTAAAATCCACTTCTTTGCTTTCAGGATGTGTGACTGCCATCTGACAGCTACGCAACACTTGCACGGGAACAGAATCCATGTTTCCTTATTTGGGATATTGCTTGAATAACAGGGAATCATAAAAATGATTGTCCAAGCATGTCATGCCCATGCAGAAGACAAAATACCAGTGACAACTACTTAGTTCACGCGTTGTAAGATCTTAGATGAGCACTTAAACCTGTGCCTTATGGCACTGCCTTTAATTACACAATCATGTTTTGCAGGGAAATACtgtagaaggaaaataattgttGTTGGATGAAATACGGCTGGGGATTAAAGAAGTCCCCTGGCTACAGGATTCTGGTCTCCCTTAGTGTAGAGGCTGGAAATGCATAGCCAACAGGACAGGGACTTGGCGCAGGAAAAACAAGGTTTAACAGCACAACACCAAACTGCAAGCCAAGGCCTGTGTCACTGGAAATCCACTCAGTACTCTTCTCATCTTTCAGCTGTCCCAGGCAGGACATGATTTGTAGATGTTTGAAGTCTGTGTAGATTTGCACAAAGACCAACAGGACACTGCCGTacagctgctggctgctgtaGATGTTAAATCAGGTCTCCTGCACTGTGAATAGGGAATCTGATAGGATCAGTTTAAATGCCATTCcttgctctctctctctctctgtaagATAAGCACATGACCCCACTCTGCCCCTCTGGGGCACAGTCAGAAGTAAAGATGGGCATAACACATAAAGGCTCACGGGGTTGCTCCTAGACTCCTGCTGCAGATTGGACAATAATCCTTCCAAACAGTCCCAGGTATGGCTTTTAGATCAGTTCCTACGTGCACAACTGTACGCAAGCAAAAATACACGAGGCCTAACTCATGCCCTCAATAACTTGACTTAAATTTTAATATCAGAACTATATTCTAACCTGCcttctgttggttttgctttaggATCTTCAAATCCTTCTAATAAACATTTCTGCAAGATGCACAAGACGGTCATTTTAAGGAGCGGATGGTTACCATTAATAAGCAGTCCTCTGACTGCACAGACGTTACTTCAAAGAAATCCTTCCTTTGCTACCATCTATTCACCAGAGGAACTGCTGCAGATTAGCACTAGcttttaaatgccattttcaaCGTAGGAAGGACTCAGTAAGTTCTCCTCTGCAAGGTGTTAGATTATTTGAGCAGCATTAACAATACATTGCTACATACAAACAGTCTGACAAGCACCAATGTAATCATCCAAAAATCAGCCTACTGGAAGAGACTCCACCAAACCCCTACTTTCGTGATCTCTCCACTACAATTCAGAAATTGGAATTGTCAGTCTCGTGGGTAAAGTTTTAAATATGGATGAAATATGTTTCAGGTAAATGGATTAGAGATCACGTATGGCAGACTGACCAAGGACAAACCTATTTAAACACTTCTCCTCCTGAAGCACATGTTATTTTATTACGAAAGATATTCTCAGCCATTAAAATATTTGACCACAGTAGGGAACATGAGactatttttaaacagataTTACAGTAAGTTTTAATTACTTCAAAacatcaaagagaaaaatgacagaagagaACAAATCCCACTTGGagaaaaacacagtgaaaaagtcAATATTTAGCCACGACAAAGACGAAACAGAAACTCAGAGACAAAAATCACATGAAGAGTTTCAAAGAGCACTGCAAGACCAGATTTATTTTGAGAAGTCTGTGGTCAGAGCTCCAGAAACTTTTATTTCAATACCTCCACCTAAGcggttttctccttttttccccccatttttaTTCCCTGATGCTCGTCTACAGCAGTACTCTGTCTTTGATTAGAAAAACCCCTAGATGCTTAACAACTTGTCTTTGAAACATGGCTGAAGTTAGAATAACTTCTCCCAGCCAGCCTGAATATTAACATCTTTAACCAATCCAGCTTTATGAGAATCGTGTATAAGTCCAGGGTACTACCCGTGCTCAAGACCTGAAATATGGAAGAGAACCAGTTCTTCATCAAAGCCAACAGaagacagaacaaaagcaaCAGCCTGAATTCATGCAATCCTTAAGCAGCATCTGGTGCCAAGAGATATGGGTTGCAGAAACGAAACAGATGCATTCTGCCTGAACACGAACAAAGACCAAGCAAGGGTACCACAAGACAACACAATAAAGGTTAGCCGAAAGGCCCCAAACTCTCCAAGGGTTGAATTCAAAGGAAGTGCTAAGTAACAGTGGAAGAGCTTACAAAATAAATACGGATCAATCATCTAAGGACCCAGCACATTACTGACCAGATATTGTTGCAAGCCTTTCTTACGTTCACTTGGACTATGGAATTCTGTGTGCCAGGTTCCATGGGTTCCTGTTGTCCTCAAGACAAGTTAACACTCTTTCAGAGTGTATGACATAAATATAAGATTTCTATCCTTAATGTACAACCACAGAGTCAGACAACATTAAATAATCTGTATAAAGCATGATATAAAACTATTTTCATACCTGGACCAAGCAGCGGGGACCGGTTCGGCTGGGCACTTGACTGGTGCGATGGCTGAGGTTCAACCATGTTGGTGTTGATAATGGTGCTAGTGGTGGTGGTATTGGTTGTGGTACTGCTCTGAATTATAGGATTATTTCTATCCCACATGTTTACAgtcttgttgttgttgtaatTTGGGTCGCCCCAAGCTGAGGTACCATCATCGATTTCCATCTTGCGGCGAATGGACGGTGGAGATGGCTCTTCCCAGCCAGTTGCCTCACAGTTCTCTTTTTGTTTGGCTGGCACTGGCCCACCAACCCACCCTGACCCAGTCTGTTTGACAGAAGCAGCTCCTCCCCAGTTACTTACATTGTTGTCCTGGGGTTTATTAGCCCAGTTTTGTTGGGGGCTTGGCTTTAAAGATTCCCCCCAACTTGTACCTGTATTAGCCTTGCTGTTTGTGCCATTTCCCCACCCACTGGTCCCAGACCTTGTGGAATCATTCCAGCCAGACCCTGATCTATTGTCAGAATCCCATCCAGATCCATTCTTCTTCCCATCACCCAAGTGTCCAGGAACAGATGATGAATCTGTCCAATCTCCACCTCCTGAAGTCCAGCTTGGATTTGATTTCTGTCCATCTCCCCAGTTTTGAGATTTGGGTTTCTGAGGTTCACCCCAGGTAGGTGATTTGTCCTCCTGATTTGCGGTCCCACTCCAAGCGTGGCCgcttttggcagcagcagcattattAACAGTAGTAGAGCTTGCTGActctccccatccccctggGCCATTTGGTGCTTTGTTGTTATTGTCTCCCCAACCTGTATTTGTTGGAACAGCTGCCGGTGGAGAGTTGACCCACCCAGATACTGAAGAGGTATTTGTACTGTTCATGATGGACCCATCATTCTTCCCCCCTGAGTTTGAAGATTGAGTAGCTGCACAACCCCAGGCCTCTGTTCCATTGTCATTCTTTCGTTCAGACCTTGGGGACTCTTCAAATTCCCAGGCAGTGTTTTGCTTTACAGGGGTCTGTCCCCACCCTGTATTGGACAGGACCCTGGGGTCAAGGTCATTTCTTGGCAACTGAACTTGCCCTTGGTCTATCATCCCTTTGtctctcctcctgccctctccaGCCCCCTCCCTTCCAGTACTGCCTTCATTTTGACTCCCACCGCTGTCATTACTTCCTTCACTAGCTGTGGTGCCAGATGCTGCAGCTTTGGCCCAAGAGTTTATTTGTTCATTGCCCTGCTGCATGGCAGGATTCGGACTGGTAACACTAGAGCTATCCCACCCTGTTGATCCTTTCCCGTTGACGTCGCTATTGGAATGCTGGTTTGGGGGCTTGCCCCATTCCCCGTTCACACCGTTACTGGTGTTCCGGTTGGGGTGGCCCCACGCTCCAGAATGCATACTACCAACACCGCTGTTGCcaccacccctgccccatgctAGTACCCCAGGACCAGAAGGAGGTCCTGAATCCCACGCGCTCGCTCCGTTTCCCTCCttttgcacagcactgctggatCCATTTTGTTTAGCACTTAATGCTGAGTTCACAGTGTCTCCATTCCCCTGACTGAACCCAGAATTGCTGTTTCCTGTGGCAGGATTAGCTGGGGACATCCCCCACACTGAACTGCCCATTCCTTCACCACTGCCCCCGCTGACTTGAGAAACTGATGTTCCGTTAGCACCAGGAAGGCCTTGCAGGTGGGGCGGGATGATGGCCCCCATACCAACAGCCATCCCCCAGTTCGGCAGTCCATTTGTCTGCATTGCATTGATAGGGTTTGGTGAAGAGTTCATGGGGTTAGTGTTATTTGGTCCATCAGTGTTAAGGTTCTGAGGTTGTACGCTGAAAGACACATTCTGAGAAGTGGACGTTTGTGGTTCTGTGCTCTCTTGCGGCAGCAAGTTTCCCCAAGCACCTAAGGTGCCTGTTGGGTTCCCATTCTGGTTGCCCATGTTCTGACCTATGGCACTGACTGGACTGCAAATACTGGAAGGGTTGCCTGCTCCCACAGTTCCTTCATGTCCAAGTACAGGCCAGGCAGCTGGATTGGcattagggttaaggttaagatTAATGCCAGCATTCGAGTTGGAAGCACCCCAACAGTTCTGACTTCTACCATCTCCCATCATGTTGTCCATCTTTCCATCCCCagcactggcagagcagtgagctAGGCCAGAGCTGGAGCCCGCAGCCACCCCCCACACTCTGGCCGAGCTGCCGTTACCGTTTGCTCCACCAGCTCCAAGGGCACTCTGGTTAGAAGTGCTTTGGACGAGTGCTCCGTTGGCGCCATTATTGCCATTAGTTTTCTTTGTATGTCCAGTGAAGTTGCCTTGGGCACTCCCTGTAGCCATGCTACTGTTCTCTGAGCCACAGTTGGAGGCAGAGTCAGTGTCTGTAGTACATTCTGAGGCAGACTCAGTCTCAGCTCCGGTAATGGAAGGCCACGCTTCCTTGTCAGTCCTGTCTATTATCACTTTATCCCAGCTGCAGTTGCCTTCACTCCTGAAAGCGGGCTGCTGTCCCCAGTGGGAATTCTCATAATGGTCTCCCAATCCACTGTGGCTGAGATCTGAAAAGATCCAACAaggttaaaagttaaaaatgagTCTGCTCTGCAAGCACAGCAAAAGCCCTCAATTAAGCACTATTTTACGTTGCTAGCTACAACACTGCAGTCTGCTAAAATTTAGAGTATGTTCTCTAACATAATACAGAGATTTTCCTCACTACAATAAAGCACGATGC
This portion of the Lathamus discolor isolate bLatDis1 chromosome 13, bLatDis1.hap1, whole genome shotgun sequence genome encodes:
- the TNRC6C gene encoding trinucleotide repeat-containing gene 6C protein isoform X5 produces the protein MEEKKKKKQEEKKKKEGAQKKAAEQKTKVPEPIKTSLSQPQPAGTGTSTSTSTITNSSNGKRASANGQQPTASRYLPREVPPRFRQQEQKQLLKRGQPLPAGTLTGTSPAQGTGQAGASPPPQQGAGGQHHPSKTQTDLSHSGLGDHYENSHWGQQPAFRSEGNCSWDKVIIDRTDKEAWPSITGAETESASECTTDTDSASNCGSENSSMATGSAQGNFTGHTKKTNGNNGANGALVQSTSNQSALGAGGANGNGSSARVWGVAAGSSSGLAHCSASAGDGKMDNMMGDGRSQNCWGASNSNAGINLNLNPNANPAAWPVLGHEGTVGAGNPSSICSPVSAIGQNMGNQNGNPTGTLGAWGNLLPQESTEPQTSTSQNVSFSVQPQNLNTDGPNNTNPMNSSPNPINAMQTNGLPNWGMAVGMGAIIPPHLQGLPGANGTSVSQVSGGSGEGMGSSVWGMSPANPATGNSNSGFSQGNGDTVNSALSAKQNGSSSAVQKEGNGASAWDSGPPSGPGVLAWGRGGGNSGVGSMHSGAWGHPNRNTSNGVNGEWGKPPNQHSNSDVNGKGSTGWDSSSVTSPNPAMQQGNEQINSWAKAAASGTTASEGSNDSGGSQNEGSTGREGAGEGRRRDKGMIDQGQVQLPRNDLDPRVLSNTGWGQTPVKQNTAWEFEESPRSERKNDNGTEAWGCAATQSSNSGGKNDGSIMNSTNTSSVSGWVNSPPAAVPTNTGWGDNNNKAPNGPGGWGESASSTTVNNAAAAKSGHAWSGTANQEDKSPTWGEPQKPKSQNWGDGQKSNPSWTSGGGDWTDSSSVPGHLGDGKKNGSGWDSDNRSGSGWNDSTRSGTSGWGNGTNSKANTGTSWGESLKPSPQQNWANKPQDNNVSNWGGAASVKQTGSGWVGGPVPAKQKENCEATGWEEPSPPSIRRKMEIDDGTSAWGDPNYNNNKTVNMWDRNNPIIQSSTTTNTTTTSTIINTNMVEPQPSHQSSAQPNRSPLLGPAGWGEMPAVHTKTEASWGEPSSPSAAVDNGTSAWGKPPSSGTGWGDNPAESAGTYGRTNAPAAAPALCKPASKSMQEGWGSGGDEVNLSTSQWEDEEGDMWNNTASQESSSSCNSWGNAPKKGLQKPKTNPRLSLGTFWRTERKRLLKDFVIEKLHRDLLKGMKTSSKQDEAWIMNRLIKQLTDMGFPREPAEEALKSNNMNLDQAMSALLEKKVEMDKRGMGVTDYNGMVTKPLGCRPPPISKESSMDRPTFLDKIPSGNLGMFGNSGAAQARTMQQPQQPPVQPLNSSQPSLRAQVPQFLSPQVQAQLLQFAAKNIGLSPAQLTSPINNPQHMTMLNQLYQLQLAYQRLQIQQQMLQAQRNVSGPMRQQEQQVARTINNMQQQIQQHQRQLAQALLMKQQPPPPHLSLHPSAGKSAMDSFSPHPQAPSLPDLQTKEQQSSPNTFAPYPLAGLNPNMNVNNMDITGGLSVKDTSQSQSRLPQWTHPNSMDNLSSAASSLDQNSSKHGAIPGGLSIGPPGKSSIDDSYSRYDLMQNSESPASPPVAVPHSWSRAKTDSDKISNGSSINWPPEFHPGVPWKGLQNIDPENDPDVTPGSVPTGPTINTTIQDVNRYLLKSGGSSPTSSQNATLPSSSAWPLSASGYSSSFSSIASAPSIAGKLSDIKSTWSSGPISHTQASLSHELWKVPRNTTAPTRPPPGLTNTKPSSTWGASPLGWTSSYSSGSAWSTDSSGRTSSWLVLRNLTPQIDGSTLRTLCLQHGPLITFHLNLTQGNAVVRYSSKEEAAKAQKSLHMCVLGNTTILAEFAGEEEVNRFLAQGQALPPTSSWQSNTGTNQTRLGSSSSSHGLVRNDTGHWNTPCLGGKGSSDLLWGGVPQYSSSLWGPPSTDDGRVIGSPTPLNTLLPGDLLSGESI